A genomic region of Candidatus Pseudomonas phytovorans contains the following coding sequences:
- a CDS encoding antibiotic biosynthesis monooxygenase, with protein MTLKQPVTHLAFIRASCGRSAELGARLRDLLEPSRRAPGCLSFTVQRSQADADLWLLSGSWQDQQAMSGYFASPTLDVFGELVQARVVSSLDLHTFD; from the coding sequence ATGACCCTAAAACAACCGGTCACCCATCTTGCTTTCATTCGTGCCAGCTGCGGGCGCTCGGCAGAGCTGGGCGCGCGCCTGCGCGACCTGCTCGAACCTTCGCGGCGTGCGCCAGGTTGCCTGAGTTTCACGGTGCAGCGTTCACAGGCTGATGCGGACCTGTGGTTGCTCAGTGGCAGCTGGCAGGATCAGCAGGCGATGAGTGGCTACTTTGCCTCGCCGACCCTGGATGTGTTTGGCGAGCTGGTGCAGGCGCGGGTGGTCAGCAGCCTGGACTTGCATACCTTCGATTGA
- a CDS encoding MBL fold metallo-hydrolase: protein MSLFTPLRGLLLACVTLAGPALAAEPLQLDVYNPGHEAIFPVSSVIVSGEHDAVLVDAQFGKAQAQQLVQRLRDGGKHLTTIYISHGDPDYYFGLDTLTQAFPDAKVLASAATVAHIRQTMDAKLAYWGPQMGADKPARLVLPQVLEGNHLTLEGQALDVVGLDGPQPGRSFVWIPSIKAVVGGVVVSENIHVWMADTQSAKSHADWLGTLAHIEALGPRTVIPGHFLGDSSRSLQAVRFTADYIRGFDAEAAKAKDANALIDAMKQRYPGLADESSLELGAKVAKGEMKW from the coding sequence ATGTCCCTGTTTACCCCTTTGCGAGGCCTGCTACTGGCCTGCGTCACCCTGGCAGGCCCGGCGCTGGCCGCCGAACCGTTGCAACTGGACGTCTACAACCCCGGGCACGAGGCCATTTTCCCCGTCAGCTCGGTGATTGTCAGTGGCGAGCACGATGCCGTGCTGGTCGATGCCCAGTTCGGCAAGGCCCAGGCCCAGCAGCTGGTGCAACGCCTGCGCGATGGCGGCAAGCACTTGACCACCATCTACATCAGCCACGGCGACCCGGACTACTACTTTGGCCTGGACACGCTGACCCAGGCCTTCCCCGATGCCAAGGTGCTGGCTTCTGCCGCCACGGTAGCTCATATCCGCCAGACCATGGACGCCAAGCTGGCGTACTGGGGGCCGCAGATGGGGGCAGACAAACCGGCGCGGCTGGTGCTGCCGCAGGTACTTGAAGGCAACCACCTGACCTTGGAAGGGCAGGCCCTCGATGTCGTTGGCCTGGACGGCCCGCAGCCAGGCCGCAGTTTCGTGTGGATCCCGTCTATAAAGGCGGTGGTCGGTGGCGTGGTGGTGTCCGAGAACATCCATGTGTGGATGGCTGATACTCAGTCGGCCAAGTCCCATGCCGACTGGCTTGGCACCTTGGCGCACATCGAAGCGCTGGGGCCGCGCACGGTGATCCCGGGGCACTTCCTCGGAGACAGCAGCCGTTCACTGCAGGCTGTGCGCTTCACGGCCGACTACATTCGTGGGTTCGATGCTGAAGCGGCCAAGGCGAAAGACGCCAACGCGCTGATCGATGCCATGAAGCAGCGTTACCCGGGCCTGGCCGACGAAAGCTCGCTGGAGCTCGGGGCCAAGGTCGCCAAGGGTGAGATGAAGTGGTAA
- a CDS encoding AraC family transcriptional regulator, producing the protein MTTATSTDPTLELQRLELAELITRHAGAPHGPASAIDDLYLVRYTESVRSVPTFAQPALCVLAQGSKSLFLGDEQYAYDPLHYMVVSVTLPLSGVKLDASPENPSLGLRMDLDPAEISQLIAESGPMLVPNLPSGRGLYVEKTDAALLDALLRLIRLLDTPRDIAMLAPLIRREILYRMLRGPQGYRLYEIALANSQTHRVCQAITWLNNNYQQPLRIEDLAREVNLSTSTLHHRFKAVTSMSPLQYQKQLRLQEARRLMLNEGLEAAVAAYRVGYESPSQFSREYSRLYGAPPIRDVARLRATAG; encoded by the coding sequence ATGACCACCGCCACGTCCACCGACCCGACCCTGGAATTGCAGCGCCTGGAGCTGGCCGAGCTGATTACCCGCCACGCCGGCGCGCCGCACGGCCCGGCATCGGCCATTGATGACCTGTATCTGGTGCGCTACACCGAAAGCGTGCGCTCGGTGCCAACCTTCGCGCAACCTGCGCTGTGCGTCCTTGCCCAGGGGAGCAAAAGCCTGTTCCTCGGAGACGAGCAGTACGCCTACGACCCACTGCATTACATGGTGGTCTCGGTGACCTTGCCGCTGAGCGGCGTGAAGCTCGACGCCAGCCCGGAGAACCCCAGCCTGGGCCTGCGCATGGACCTGGACCCGGCAGAGATCAGCCAGCTGATCGCCGAGAGCGGGCCGATGCTGGTACCCAACCTGCCTTCGGGGCGTGGCCTGTATGTAGAGAAAACCGACGCCGCGTTGCTCGACGCCCTGCTGAGGCTGATCCGCCTGTTGGATACCCCGCGCGACATCGCGATGCTGGCGCCATTGATCCGCAGGGAGATTCTGTACCGCATGCTGCGTGGGCCGCAGGGTTACCGGTTGTATGAGATTGCTTTGGCCAACAGCCAGACCCACCGCGTGTGCCAGGCCATTACCTGGCTCAACAACAACTACCAACAGCCACTGCGCATCGAGGACCTGGCGCGTGAGGTCAACCTGAGCACCTCGACCTTGCACCACCGCTTCAAGGCCGTGACGTCGATGAGCCCGTTGCAGTACCAAAAGCAATTGCGCCTGCAAGAGGCGCGGCGGTTGATGCTCAACGAGGGGCTGGAGGCGGCCGTTGCGGCCTATCGGGTGGGGTATGAAAGCCCGTCGCAGTTCAGCCGGGAATACAGCCGGCTGTATGGTGCACCGCCGATTCGGGATGTGGCCAGATTGAGAGCCACCGCTGGCTAG
- a CDS encoding NAD(P)-dependent oxidoreductase yields MSKIAIIGATGRAGSQLLEEALRRGHSVLAIARDPSQLQGREGVTVKALDAKDSAALQAAVTGVDAVLSAAHFATIEPQAIIEPVKRAGVKRLLVVGGAGSLLLPSGQRVIDSPDFPEAYKAEATAGGRFLEALQREPSLDWTFLSPSAEFVEGERSGRYTLGKDHLLIGADGKSWITFADYAIAMLDELEKPQHSRQRFTVGY; encoded by the coding sequence ATGAGCAAGATCGCAATCATCGGTGCTACTGGTCGCGCTGGTAGCCAGTTGCTGGAAGAGGCGCTGCGTCGCGGCCACAGTGTACTGGCCATCGCCCGCGACCCCTCGCAGTTGCAGGGCCGTGAAGGGGTGACCGTCAAGGCGCTGGATGCCAAGGACAGTGCAGCCCTGCAAGCGGCGGTAACGGGTGTTGATGCGGTGCTGAGCGCGGCGCATTTCGCCACGATCGAGCCGCAGGCAATCATTGAGCCGGTCAAGCGAGCCGGGGTAAAGCGCCTGCTGGTGGTGGGTGGTGCCGGCAGCCTGTTGCTACCGTCGGGGCAGCGAGTGATCGACAGCCCGGACTTCCCGGAAGCCTACAAGGCCGAGGCCACTGCCGGGGGGCGTTTTCTGGAGGCGTTGCAGCGCGAGCCAAGCCTGGACTGGACCTTCCTCTCGCCGTCGGCAGAGTTTGTTGAAGGGGAACGCAGTGGGCGGTATACGTTGGGCAAGGATCATTTGCTGATTGGTGCGGATGGCAAGAGCTGGATCACCTTTGCCGATTATGCGATTGCGATGCTCGACGAGCTGGAGAAACCGCAGCATTCACGTCAGCGGTTCACAGTCGGCTACTGA
- a CDS encoding oxaloacetate decarboxylase, whose product MPKASHQDLRFAFRELLASGSCYHTASVFDPMSARIAADLGFEVGILGGSVASLQVLAAPDFALITLSEFVEQATRIGRVAQLPVLADADHGYGNALNVMRTVTELERAGVAALTIEDTLLPAQFGRKSTDLIPVDEGVGKIRAALEARVDSSLSIIARTNAGVLTTEEIIVRTQSYQKAGADGICMVGVKDFEQLERISEHLTVPLMLVTYGNPNLHDDERLARLGVRIAVDGHGAYFASIKATYDCLRLQRGKQNKSENLSATELSHTYTQPEDYIRWAKEYMSVEE is encoded by the coding sequence ATGCCCAAGGCTTCCCATCAAGATCTGCGTTTTGCCTTCCGCGAACTGCTCGCTTCAGGTTCCTGTTACCACACTGCATCGGTGTTTGACCCGATGTCGGCCCGCATTGCCGCAGACCTGGGCTTCGAGGTCGGCATCCTCGGCGGCTCCGTCGCTTCGTTGCAGGTACTGGCCGCGCCAGACTTCGCCCTGATTACCCTCAGCGAGTTCGTCGAGCAAGCCACCCGCATTGGCCGGGTAGCGCAACTGCCAGTACTGGCTGACGCCGACCACGGCTATGGCAACGCACTCAACGTGATGCGCACGGTCACCGAACTGGAGCGCGCCGGTGTGGCTGCGTTGACCATCGAGGACACCTTGCTGCCTGCCCAGTTCGGGCGCAAATCCACCGACCTGATTCCTGTCGATGAGGGCGTCGGCAAGATTCGTGCGGCCCTGGAGGCGCGGGTCGATTCGTCGCTGTCGATCATTGCCCGCACCAACGCTGGCGTGCTCACCACCGAAGAAATCATCGTGCGCACCCAGAGCTACCAGAAGGCCGGTGCCGATGGTATCTGCATGGTGGGCGTGAAAGACTTCGAACAGCTCGAACGGATTTCCGAGCACCTGACCGTGCCGTTGATGCTGGTCACCTATGGCAACCCCAACCTGCATGACGATGAACGCCTGGCGCGACTGGGCGTGCGGATTGCGGTCGATGGCCATGGTGCCTACTTTGCTTCGATCAAGGCCACCTACGATTGCCTGCGCTTGCAGCGCGGCAAGCAGAACAAGTCGGAGAACCTGAGCGCCACCGAACTCTCGCACACCTACACCCAGCCCGAGGACTACATCCGCTGGGCCAAGGAATACATGAGCGTCGAAGAGTGA
- a CDS encoding flavin reductase family protein, with translation MYYYEPAKGHGLPHDPFNAIVGPRPIGWISSHDREGRLNLAPYSFFNAFNYIPPIIGFCSVGRKDSLNNIEQTGEFVWNLATRPLAEQMNQSCAPVAAGVSEFELSGLTATPSSIVGVPRVGETPVAFECKVTQIVQLKRADQELVPSWLILGEVVAVHIAEHLLKNGIYDTAAAEPILRGGGPADYFELGNLFKMARPPA, from the coding sequence ATGTATTACTACGAACCTGCCAAAGGCCACGGCCTGCCCCACGACCCGTTCAACGCCATCGTCGGCCCCCGCCCGATCGGCTGGATTTCCTCGCACGACCGCGAAGGCCGCCTGAACCTGGCGCCCTACAGCTTCTTCAACGCATTCAACTACATCCCACCGATCATCGGTTTCTGCAGCGTCGGGCGCAAAGACAGCCTGAACAACATCGAGCAGACCGGCGAATTCGTCTGGAACCTGGCCACCCGCCCACTGGCCGAGCAGATGAACCAGAGCTGCGCGCCGGTTGCTGCCGGGGTGAGCGAGTTCGAATTGAGCGGCCTGACCGCTACGCCATCGAGCATCGTCGGCGTGCCCCGCGTAGGCGAAACCCCGGTGGCGTTCGAGTGCAAGGTCACCCAGATCGTCCAGCTCAAGCGGGCCGACCAGGAACTGGTACCCAGCTGGCTGATCCTCGGTGAAGTGGTGGCGGTGCACATTGCCGAGCACCTGCTGAAAAACGGTATCTACGATACCGCCGCCGCCGAACCGATCCTGCGTGGTGGTGGCCCGGCGGACTATTTCGAACTGGGCAACCTGTTCAAGATGGCCCGCCCGCCGGCCTGA
- a CDS encoding LysR substrate-binding domain-containing protein yields MKRLPPLSALHTFLVTAQHCNFTRAGQQLHITQGAVSRQIAALEQHLGYALFQREARGLSLTREGQDWLPRVQQVFALVEQGVHEVGGRSATLQLKAPTCVMRWLLPRLMEWQALRPDVPVELTTTVQHGVDFRREGFDAAVVYGDAPNHGLHVRKLFDEQLTPVCAPSLREGPIPLQQVEDLARHMLLHPSRDEHDWQLWLQATGVTLATHGPKQHFETLDMAMAMASQGTGVAIGDWSLIGDDLRGGRLCMPFALKVVTGKGYYLVSQPRSLPPGLLELLDWLEGQASL; encoded by the coding sequence ATGAAACGGCTTCCGCCCTTGTCTGCACTGCACACTTTTCTGGTCACCGCCCAGCACTGCAACTTCACCCGCGCCGGGCAGCAGTTGCACATCACTCAGGGGGCGGTCAGCCGGCAGATCGCAGCCCTCGAACAGCACCTGGGTTATGCCCTGTTCCAGCGTGAGGCTCGCGGATTGAGCCTCACGCGCGAAGGCCAGGACTGGCTACCGCGGGTGCAGCAGGTGTTTGCGCTGGTCGAGCAAGGGGTGCACGAAGTGGGTGGGCGCAGCGCCACCTTGCAGCTCAAGGCACCCACCTGCGTGATGCGCTGGCTGTTGCCACGGCTGATGGAATGGCAGGCACTGCGCCCGGATGTGCCTGTGGAGCTGACCACCACGGTGCAGCATGGGGTGGATTTTCGTCGCGAGGGCTTTGATGCAGCGGTGGTCTATGGCGATGCTCCGAATCACGGGCTGCATGTGCGCAAGCTGTTCGATGAGCAACTGACGCCAGTGTGCGCACCCTCGCTGCGTGAGGGACCGATACCGTTGCAGCAAGTGGAAGACCTGGCGCGGCACATGCTGCTGCACCCCTCGCGGGATGAACATGACTGGCAGTTGTGGTTACAGGCAACCGGGGTGACGCTGGCCACTCATGGGCCCAAGCAGCATTTCGAGACGCTGGACATGGCGATGGCCATGGCTTCGCAGGGGACGGGCGTGGCCATTGGCGACTGGTCGCTGATTGGCGATGACTTGCGCGGGGGGCGGCTGTGCATGCCGTTTGCGCTCAAGGTGGTGACTGGTAAGGGGTATTACCTGGTGAGCCAGCCCAGAAGCTTGCCGCCGGGGTTGCTGGAGTTACTGGATTGGCTGGAGGGCCAGGCCAGCCTGTGA
- a CDS encoding LysR family transcriptional regulator has translation MDRLNAMRVFVTVVDLGSQSAAADHLQLSRPVVSRYLAELEDWVGARLMQRTTRKLSLTAAGQETLPRCRQLLEMAGDLQAAVQQPDDAPKGALRISVSTSFGQAQLVDAVAAYVRRYPGVKVELQMLDRTVNLVDERIDLAIRTSNDLDPNLIARRLSVCRSVVCAAPAYLREHGTPQRVEDLSRHNCLTHAYFGRSLWHFEVAGQQVAVPVEGNISANEAMTLQKATLAGAGIAMLPTYQAADALRRGELVRLLPEAQPRELNLNAVYTSRKHMPATLRSMLDFLVQRFKDEPEWDRDL, from the coding sequence ATGGACCGTCTCAACGCCATGCGCGTTTTCGTCACCGTCGTCGATCTGGGGAGCCAGTCGGCGGCGGCGGATCATCTGCAACTGTCGCGGCCGGTCGTGTCACGCTACCTGGCCGAGTTGGAAGACTGGGTTGGCGCACGGCTGATGCAGCGCACCACACGCAAGCTCAGCCTCACCGCCGCCGGCCAGGAAACCCTGCCCCGCTGCCGTCAACTGCTGGAAATGGCCGGCGACCTGCAGGCCGCCGTACAGCAACCGGACGATGCACCCAAAGGTGCATTGCGCATCAGCGTCAGCACCTCTTTCGGCCAGGCACAGCTGGTGGATGCGGTGGCTGCCTATGTGCGCCGCTATCCTGGGGTGAAGGTGGAATTGCAGATGCTCGATCGCACCGTCAATCTGGTGGATGAGCGCATCGACCTGGCCATCCGCACCAGCAACGACCTAGACCCCAACCTGATCGCCCGACGCCTGAGCGTGTGCCGCTCGGTGGTATGCGCGGCCCCGGCCTACCTGCGTGAGCACGGCACGCCGCAACGGGTCGAGGATCTGAGCCGGCACAACTGCCTCACCCATGCCTATTTCGGTCGCAGCCTGTGGCATTTCGAAGTAGCTGGGCAGCAGGTCGCGGTGCCGGTGGAAGGTAACATCAGTGCCAACGAGGCGATGACGCTGCAGAAGGCAACGCTGGCCGGTGCAGGCATCGCCATGCTGCCGACCTACCAGGCCGCCGATGCCCTGCGGCGGGGTGAGCTGGTACGCCTGCTGCCGGAGGCGCAGCCGCGTGAACTTAACCTGAACGCGGTGTACACATCGCGCAAACACATGCCGGCGACCTTGCGCAGCATGCTGGATTTTCTGGTGCAGCGGTTCAAGGACGAACCGGAATGGGATCGGGACCTGTGA
- a CDS encoding 5-guanidino-2-oxopentanoate decarboxylase yields MATCGEVLVKLLEGYGVDHVFGIPGVHTVELYRGLAGSSIRHITPRHEQGAGFMADGYARTRGKPGVCFIITGPGMTNITTAMGQAYADSIPMLVISSVQSRDQLGGGRGKLHELPNQSALVAGVAAFSHTLMSAADLPQVLARAFAVFDSARPRPVHIEIPLDVLVEPADQLLPGRPVRGSRAGAAPLAVAQMAERLANARRPLILAGGGALAAGAALARLAEHLQAPVALTINAKGLLPASHPLQIGSTQSLPATRALVAEADVVLAIGTELAETDYDVTFKGGFEIPASLLRIDIDPDQTVRNYLPELALVADAELAAEALLGALQAQPQPVHESTWGVARVAGLRQALAAGWDQPTLSQTRLLSAILERLPNAILVGDSTQPVYTGNLTLDMDQPRRWFNASTGYGTLGYALPAAMGAWLGSAEQLDGRAPAVCLIGDGGLQFTLPELASAVEAQVPLIVLLWNNQGYEEIKKYMVNRAIEPVGVDIHTPDFIGVARALGAAAENVADVAQLQAALGQAVERKGPTLIQVDQNQWQGTVSG; encoded by the coding sequence ATGGCAACCTGCGGCGAAGTATTGGTCAAACTCCTTGAAGGCTATGGCGTGGACCATGTCTTCGGCATTCCCGGTGTACATACTGTGGAGCTCTACCGTGGCCTGGCCGGCTCGTCCATTCGCCACATCACCCCACGCCACGAGCAGGGTGCCGGGTTCATGGCTGACGGCTATGCGCGCACCCGGGGCAAACCCGGGGTGTGCTTCATCATCACTGGCCCGGGCATGACCAATATCACCACCGCGATGGGCCAGGCCTATGCCGACTCGATTCCGATGCTGGTGATTTCCAGCGTGCAGTCGCGTGACCAGTTGGGCGGTGGCCGCGGCAAGCTGCACGAGTTGCCCAACCAGTCAGCGTTGGTGGCGGGCGTGGCGGCGTTTTCCCACACCTTGATGAGTGCTGCGGACCTGCCGCAGGTGCTGGCCCGGGCATTCGCGGTGTTCGACAGCGCCCGGCCGCGCCCGGTGCATATCGAGATCCCGCTCGACGTGCTGGTTGAACCGGCCGACCAACTGCTGCCAGGCCGCCCGGTACGTGGCAGCCGGGCAGGGGCTGCACCTCTGGCCGTGGCGCAGATGGCTGAACGCCTGGCCAATGCTCGCCGGCCTTTGATCCTGGCCGGTGGCGGTGCGCTGGCTGCTGGTGCAGCGCTGGCGCGCCTGGCCGAACACCTGCAGGCCCCGGTGGCGTTGACCATCAATGCCAAGGGTTTGCTGCCGGCCAGCCACCCGTTGCAGATCGGTTCGACCCAGTCGCTGCCGGCCACGCGGGCACTGGTGGCAGAAGCCGATGTGGTGCTGGCGATCGGTACCGAATTGGCCGAGACCGACTATGACGTGACCTTCAAGGGTGGTTTCGAGATCCCGGCCAGCCTGTTGCGCATTGACATCGACCCTGACCAGACCGTGCGCAATTATTTGCCGGAGCTTGCCCTGGTGGCCGATGCCGAGCTGGCCGCCGAAGCGCTGCTCGGCGCCTTGCAGGCTCAGCCGCAACCTGTGCACGAAAGCACGTGGGGTGTGGCCCGTGTAGCAGGTCTGCGCCAGGCACTGGCAGCGGGCTGGGACCAACCCACCTTGAGCCAGACGCGTTTGCTGAGTGCGATCCTCGAACGCTTGCCCAATGCCATTCTGGTGGGTGACTCGACCCAGCCGGTGTACACCGGCAACCTGACCCTGGACATGGACCAGCCACGTCGCTGGTTCAATGCTTCGACGGGCTATGGCACCCTGGGTTATGCGCTGCCAGCGGCCATGGGCGCCTGGTTGGGCAGTGCCGAGCAGCTCGACGGGCGTGCGCCTGCCGTGTGCCTGATTGGCGATGGGGGGTTGCAGTTCACCCTGCCTGAATTGGCCAGTGCCGTAGAGGCGCAGGTGCCGCTGATCGTGCTGCTGTGGAACAACCAGGGGTACGAGGAAATCAAGAAGTACATGGTCAACCGGGCAATCGAGCCAGTTGGCGTGGATATCCATACCCCGGACTTCATCGGTGTGGCGCGGGCCTTGGGCGCGGCTGCGGAGAACGTAGCGGATGTGGCGCAATTGCAGGCGGCGCTGGGGCAGGCGGTGGAGCGCAAGGGGCCGACCTTGATTCAGGTGGATCAGAATCAGTGGCAAGGGACAGTTTCAGGTTGA